AGCTTCCCCAACATACTATATAGATTCCTTGCAAGTGGCTTTGTTGTGTCCCAGCCCCTTGCAACGGCTACACAAGGCCCTCCTCTTAGTGCGTTTCATCTGCAAACATTTTCATCGATCAGGTCAAATAGTAAATCATATTGTATCTCAATTCCATTAAATCTACTTAGTATACTTACTATTTTTCTCCCCTGGAGAAGAACCTCTGCTTCTTCGGTCTCCCAGGTGGGCGTCTTGTCACTGGAGGACACAATTTCATACCACCAAAGTCAGAAACCAAATCAGACATACCTGTGTAGTCAGGCACTGGCAATACACTCCCTGCATATGCCGACCTTAGTCCCTCAATAGTGTATGCAGGCAACACCAACGATTCCACGCTAATCTTTGCCTTGATtgcagcagctatagcatgtgAACATGGAATGGCAAGCACCTGAAACTCGTAACAGCTACATGTTTTTTTATCGAGGTCAACGTGAAAGCTTCCTCCGTTCTTGTTGCGCACCTCGTACTCGTCCTCTGCAATTTGAGTTACGACGTATCCACCTGTCTGCTCAAAACTTTTTGTTAGCATTCCGGAGACCTTTGGCGACATTGAACCCCTATTCATTTGGGCTGCTTCCCTTCTCGTTGCAAACCAACCTGTGAGCTTAGTACAAATGTAATCGATCAAATGTATTACCGGAAATTCTCTAGCTTCCCGCAAAACAGAATTCCATGATTCCGCAAGGTTGCTTGTCATGATATTATATCTCTTCCCTGGGAAATGTGATCTCGCCCAATGCTCTAACCCTATATCAAGTAAGTACTCAGCACATGCCGCATCCATTGTCTTAATCTCGTTAAAAGTTGTATAGAATTCCTGCAATCTGAAGGTCCTAGCTGCTTTAGCAACAAGATACTCCAGGTGTCGAGCTCTAAAATTCGACCTTATGTTTCTCTTCAAATGAACCACGCAGATACAATGCGCTGCTCCCGGATAGACCTGTATGCAAACATCATTTTATTAGCATGATCCACGGTAAATGCATGTGTATGTACTCATTTTTAACATGATCTGATGGTTAAAGAGATGGCAAAATATTAATTACCTTACTAAGACCTTTGTATATAGACGTGTGCCTATCAGATACAAACACCAACTCATCATCCCACTCAACAAATCCTTACAACTGCTCAAAAAACCACTCCCATGAGGAGTCGTTCTCGCTGTCAACTACTGCAAAACCTAGAGGGAATATCTGCTAGTTGCCATCTTGGGCAGACGCAGTCAGTAAACACCCTGCATATTTTCCTTTCAAGTGAGTACCATCAACCACCACCACTTTCCTCATGAACTCATAACCCTTGATTGAAGCGCCAAAAGCGACAAACATATATTTGAAACGTTCGCCACCACCCTCAACTGTTTGAGTGTAGAGTTTTGTCAACATCCCCGGATTTGCAGACACCAGCCTTTGTAGATAGCCTGGTAGCAGCTGGTAAG
This region of Brassica napus cultivar Da-Ae chromosome C5, Da-Ae, whole genome shotgun sequence genomic DNA includes:
- the LOC111206884 gene encoding uncharacterized protein LOC111206884, producing the protein MAIYAISMKFQYRSRKSEPGLMVLECCGLNCPWRVYAVKIKDADVFEVRKVVSQNSCSIDECGSYQTQATSSVIGELMQNKFGSAGGGPKPREIRQMMRGDRDVNISYWKAWRSRDVAIDKAKGTTQSSYQLLPGYLQRLVSANPGMLTKLYTQTVEGGGERFKYMFVAFGASIKGYEFMRKVVVVDGTHLKGKYAGCLLTASAQDGFVEWDDELVFVSDRHTSIYKGLSKVYPGAAHCICVVHLKRNIRSNFRARHLEYLVAKAARTFRLQEFYTTFNEIKTMDAACAEYLLDIGLEHWARSHFPGKRYNIMTSNLAESWNSVLREAREFPVIHLIDYICTKLTGWFATRREAAQMNRGSMSPKVSGMLTKSFEQTGGYVVTQIAEDEYEVRNKNGGSFHVDLDKKTCSCYEFQVLAIPCSHAIAAAIKAKISVESLVLPAYTIEGLRSAYAGSVLPVPDYTGMSDLVSDFGGMKLCPPVTRRPPGRPKKQRFFSRGEK